A DNA window from Centroberyx gerrardi isolate f3 chromosome 3, fCenGer3.hap1.cur.20231027, whole genome shotgun sequence contains the following coding sequences:
- the LOC139921824 gene encoding uncharacterized protein LOC139921824: MQSIGPTVFILGLIMASAIAQSTTSSDITTKPMMNPTKPMMNPTKPMMNPAMTNMNTTKPRMNTTSSMNTTKMTMNATIILNTTSNSPTAPSTGQGTTAGVTAITTIFPAKSEPPRPPSTTPSRKKITKTTTATTEKNTSEMSDSTGIIIIIVIVLAALVLGVACYISRKRARRYSVDFHSRPDDAQIPLSTVEPDAHVDSVSQNGMQTFTSAEPDTKEPQEPAAKPEGQEEQRAEADKSVVDPSTDPAALALSPDGSADKAKEDAVEPTPAAPVEQSLEEKTDDEGAVSNKTSVESLKEPNKNNSNNAAKTGAAARDWQPSHVFSEVPLDSPV; the protein is encoded by the exons ATGCAATCGATTGGTCCTACTGTCTTTATCTTGG GTCTTATTATGGCTTCTGCCATAGCACAAAGCACAACATCGAGTGACATCACCACAAAGCCCATGATGAACCCCACAAAGCCCATGATGAACCCCACAAAGCCCATGATGAACCCCGCAATGACCAACATGAACACCACAAAGCCCAGGATGAACACCACAAGCAGCATGAACACCACCAAAATGACAATGAATGCCACCATTATCCTAAACACAACCAGCAACAGCCCAACCGCACCCTCAACAGGACAGGGTACAACGGCAG GTGTCACGGCCATCACCACGATCTTTCCAGCCAAATCTGAACCCCCTCGTCCTCCTTCAACCACACCATCTAGaaagaaaatcacaaaaa CTACAACCGCCACCACTGAAAAGAACACTTCTGAGATGAGTGACAGCACTG gcatcatcatcataattgtGATAGTCCTTGCTGCCCTTGTGCTTGGAGTAGCCTGCTACATCTCACGCAAGAGAGCAAGG CGGTACTCTGTTGACTTCCACTCCAGGCCGGACGATGCCCAGATCCCTCTCAGCACCGTGGAGCCTGATGCACATGTTGATTCTGTGTCTCAGaacg GTATGCAGACCTTTACCAGTGCGGAACCTGATACAAAGGAGCCGCAAGAACCAGCGGCAAAACCCGAGggacaggaggagcagagag CTGAGGCTGATAAATCTGTTGTTGATCCCAGCACTGACCCTGCAGCCCTGGCTCTGTCCCCAGACGGCTCTGCGGACAAAGCGAAGGAGGACGCTGTTGAGCCGACCCCCGCTGCCCCTGTGGAGCAGAGCCTGGAAGAGAAAACTGATGATGAAGGCGCCGTCTCCAACAAGACCTCAGTGGAATCGCTGAAAGAGCCAAACaagaacaacagcaacaacgCTGCCAAGACTGGGGCAGCAGCAAGAG ATTGGCAGCCGAGCCACGTCTTCTCTGAAGTTCCCCTCGACAGCCCGGTGTGA